In Candidatus Anaeroferrophillus wilburensis, the following proteins share a genomic window:
- a CDS encoding sigma-54-dependent Fis family transcriptional regulator, whose translation MSKAHGRIFLIDDEELVVSMLARVLKKEGYETRVQTSAEDAVNNIASWHPDLVLLDIHLDEDVDGIQILQQIKTEEIDTQVVMLTADDRAETAIKAMKLGAVDYLNKPFNSEEVKIVIKGILEKGKLKDEVSYLRKSNEAKATQKMVGESPVIKDLMFKAQRIAEAGAQTILITGESGTGKEVLARYIHDCRNAQQAPGGQQVPYVTVNCTALPDNLIESELFGHSKWAFTDAKAEKKGMFELADGGTILLDEIGDMRLELQSKFLRVLEERKVRRLGGKTDLPVDVTVIATTNKDLKAAVAAKQFREDLYFRLSTFAMHLPPLRERSQDIALLARFFLAHFARKYDKKKVQDISPEAEQILCSYGWPGNIRELRNVIERCVVLESAELITADQLPAELAGGQASESFQMDRIILPAEGLSLEKVEQELLRQALERTGYNQTKAAKLLQISYDTLRYQAKKYGLL comes from the coding sequence ATGAGCAAAGCCCATGGCAGAATATTTCTCATTGATGACGAAGAATTGGTCGTTTCCATGCTGGCGAGGGTGTTGAAAAAGGAGGGCTATGAAACCAGGGTGCAGACGAGTGCCGAAGATGCGGTCAACAACATCGCTTCCTGGCATCCTGATCTGGTGCTGCTGGATATCCATCTTGATGAAGATGTGGATGGTATCCAGATCCTGCAGCAGATAAAAACAGAGGAGATCGACACCCAGGTGGTGATGCTCACTGCCGATGACCGGGCGGAAACAGCCATCAAGGCAATGAAGCTCGGAGCTGTCGACTACCTTAACAAACCCTTCAACAGTGAAGAGGTGAAGATTGTCATCAAAGGCATTCTGGAAAAGGGGAAACTCAAGGATGAAGTCAGTTACCTGAGAAAAAGCAACGAAGCCAAAGCCACGCAGAAGATGGTCGGTGAATCACCGGTTATCAAAGATCTGATGTTCAAAGCCCAGCGCATTGCTGAAGCCGGTGCCCAGACTATCCTGATTACCGGTGAATCAGGAACCGGCAAGGAAGTCCTGGCCCGTTATATCCATGACTGTCGTAACGCACAGCAGGCGCCGGGGGGGCAGCAGGTTCCTTATGTGACGGTCAACTGTACCGCTCTGCCGGATAATCTTATTGAAAGCGAGCTTTTCGGCCATTCAAAGTGGGCGTTTACCGATGCCAAGGCGGAAAAGAAGGGGATGTTTGAATTGGCTGACGGGGGGACCATCCTCCTGGACGAAATCGGCGATATGCGTCTTGAGCTCCAAAGCAAGTTTCTCCGGGTGCTGGAGGAGAGAAAAGTCAGGCGGCTGGGGGGGAAAACGGACCTTCCTGTTGATGTGACGGTGATTGCCACCACCAATAAGGATTTGAAGGCTGCCGTTGCCGCCAAGCAGTTTCGCGAAGATCTTTATTTTCGTCTGAGTACCTTTGCCATGCACCTGCCGCCGCTGCGGGAGCGGTCCCAGGATATTGCTCTCCTGGCCCGTTTTTTTCTGGCCCATTTTGCCCGTAAATATGACAAAAAAAAGGTTCAGGACATCTCTCCCGAGGCCGAGCAGATTTTGTGCTCCTATGGATGGCCGGGCAATATCCGGGAGTTGAGAAATGTCATTGAACGGTGTGTTGTGTTGGAAAGCGCGGAGCTCATTACTGCTGATCAGCTGCCGGCTGAGCTGGCGGGCGGCCAAGCCTCGGAGTCTTTCCAGATGGATAGGATTATTCTGCCGGCGGAGGGCTTATCGCTGGAGAAGGTGGAGCAGGAACTGCTGCGGCAGGCGTTAGAGAGGACGGGCTACAATCAGACAAAAGCGGCAAAATTGCTGCAGATTTCCTATGATACCCTGCGTTATCAGGCAAAAAAATATGGTTTGCTTTAA
- a CDS encoding response regulator, whose translation MAGQERSLLIVDDEQLILFGLKKALRHHPYQVVTAETAAQALEVMAERSFDMCILDIHLPDFNGLELMKAIKLLYPETLTVIMTASYINGSNLSSNIRQAILGGACHFIIKPFKLNEVTTFICEALDQNSCLFSQGCRFIGNDGVKSRRQTPRRPFARRINLSMNTNFAGKQRRSTFTSQSIDMSEGGIGLTTLYPLEPGQPVNFENTFADRTGVVVWKTIFDAGVCRAGIRFSP comes from the coding sequence ATGGCGGGACAAGAGAGAAGTCTTCTCATAGTTGACGATGAGCAACTTATTCTTTTCGGCCTCAAAAAAGCATTACGTCATCATCCCTACCAGGTGGTCACTGCAGAGACAGCCGCCCAAGCCCTGGAGGTCATGGCCGAACGCTCCTTCGACATGTGCATCCTGGATATCCATTTGCCGGATTTCAATGGACTGGAACTCATGAAGGCCATTAAGCTTCTCTATCCCGAGACTCTGACCGTTATCATGACCGCCAGCTATATCAATGGCTCGAATCTGAGTAGCAATATCCGCCAGGCGATCCTTGGCGGAGCCTGTCACTTTATCATCAAGCCCTTCAAACTAAATGAAGTTACCACCTTTATCTGCGAAGCACTCGATCAGAATTCCTGCCTTTTTTCCCAAGGCTGCCGCTTCATCGGCAATGACGGCGTTAAAAGCAGGCGCCAGACACCACGCCGCCCCTTTGCCCGACGAATAAACTTGTCGATGAACACCAATTTTGCGGGAAAACAGCGTCGATCAACCTTTACCTCGCAGTCAATCGATATGAGCGAGGGGGGTATTGGTCTTACCACCCTGTATCCGCTGGAACCGGGGCAGCCGGTCAATTTTGAGAATACCTTTGCCGACCGCACCGGAGTTGTCGTCTGGAAAACCATATTTGATGCCGGGGTCTGCCGGGCGGGAATCCGGTTTTCCCCATAA
- a CDS encoding cytochrome C — translation MKKLTCAIACMALLMLGFTGTGFAFHGGGVAHCDGCHTMHNSADNPAEGAANSMLLTGSDASSTCLNCHAGGGGYHVMSTDGSNTNAGGDFYWVNNAYTLTVRGTVNTYAGDNAGHNMVAADYGMTADARADNLQAPGGTYAANLLGCTSCHDAHGQVNGGTSNGTAPISASGSYGAAEPTDGSILGNYRLLGDSQYTAGNTDADGFAFNADAPIARASGSNGASVDYGSNMSEWCANCHGDFLVGGSAAHKHPAGNDVHLNGYGTNYNSYVATGDFTGLQATSYDALVPFERGVVTGTWDLDPTSTAGPDNNSNVSCLTCHRAHSSAFNNMGRWDFEVEMLAESHVLESADVPATAVPYYADGAAIDIVTKYGEYQRSLCNKCHVQD, via the coding sequence ATGAAGAAATTAACGTGTGCAATTGCCTGTATGGCCCTGCTGATGTTGGGATTTACCGGTACCGGATTTGCCTTCCACGGCGGCGGCGTGGCCCACTGCGATGGTTGTCATACCATGCATAACTCGGCTGACAACCCGGCTGAGGGGGCGGCAAATTCCATGCTCTTGACCGGCTCCGACGCCAGCTCCACCTGTCTGAACTGTCATGCCGGCGGTGGCGGCTACCATGTTATGAGCACCGACGGTTCCAATACCAATGCCGGCGGTGACTTTTACTGGGTAAACAATGCCTATACGCTGACAGTCCGGGGAACAGTTAACACCTACGCCGGCGATAATGCCGGTCACAACATGGTCGCGGCTGACTACGGCATGACTGCCGATGCCCGGGCCGATAATCTCCAGGCGCCCGGCGGCACCTATGCTGCCAATCTGCTGGGCTGCACCAGCTGCCACGATGCCCACGGCCAGGTCAACGGCGGGACCAGCAACGGTACGGCGCCGATTTCGGCCTCCGGTTCCTACGGGGCTGCCGAACCGACGGATGGCTCCATTCTCGGCAACTACCGTCTGCTTGGTGACAGTCAGTACACGGCCGGCAATACCGATGCCGATGGTTTTGCCTTCAACGCCGATGCCCCGATTGCCCGGGCCAGCGGTTCCAACGGCGCCTCGGTTGACTACGGTTCCAATATGTCCGAATGGTGTGCCAACTGCCATGGCGATTTCCTGGTGGGTGGATCCGCCGCCCATAAGCATCCGGCCGGCAATGATGTGCATCTGAACGGCTATGGCACCAACTATAACTCCTACGTTGCCACCGGTGATTTCACCGGCCTGCAGGCAACCTCTTATGATGCTCTGGTGCCCTTCGAACGCGGCGTTGTCACTGGTACTTGGGATCTGGATCCCACCAGCACGGCCGGTCCGGACAACAATTCCAATGTCTCATGTCTGACTTGCCACCGCGCCCATTCGTCGGCATTCAACAACATGGGCCGCTGGGACTTCGAGGTCGAGATGCTGGCTGAATCCCATGTGTTGGAATCTGCTGATGTACCCGCCACCGCGGTACCGTACTATGCCGATGGCGCGGCGATCGATATCGTGACCAAGTATGGTGAGTATCAGCGTTCACTGTGTAACAAATGTCACGTGCAGGATTAA
- a CDS encoding HAMP domain-containing protein, protein MRKKVITGLTVLILCFVAGGVYITGSIDKVMTRLENINTLHKVEFLRKTLLQEINVVQTDLLLKDSPHARNIDVFVGNVEQMVSGVDSCFDCHHDPLVLQQITEVRDDINEYAKKLSRVYTLRANLQRLNREKQNAFAQGQNVISKVDRIVVTSSEKVASRVLQARNKIEETKNLVTALLVIGPLAIVMLALIFVRFVIDSVGTLTRATRKLKEGNLHYRIDKRLQDEFQELAVAFNDMATSIEAQYRNMQHTERLAAVGEFAAGLAHEVKNPLAGIKVSIEVLANDLPLEPDDKDIFARIINEVNRIETLLKSLLNYARPPKPKATVLNLNQLLEKTIATSQYTLKSTTSGPGAGKYIKFITEFGRDIPDITADPGQLQQIFLNLLLNAIDAIRDQGTISISTVSKDDGYVQVIIADTGRGIEPDVRNNIFNPFFTTKPKGTGLGLAICKRLIEQQGGSIKVDSVVGEGAVFTLLLPYELIKEGEK, encoded by the coding sequence ATGAGAAAAAAAGTCATAACCGGATTAACGGTGCTGATCCTTTGTTTTGTTGCCGGTGGCGTCTATATAACCGGATCGATCGATAAGGTTATGACCCGGCTGGAAAACATCAACACCCTGCATAAAGTGGAATTCCTGCGCAAGACCCTCCTGCAGGAGATCAATGTTGTGCAGACGGATCTCCTGCTCAAAGATTCTCCCCATGCCCGCAATATCGATGTATTTGTCGGCAATGTTGAGCAGATGGTCAGCGGTGTCGACAGCTGTTTTGACTGCCATCATGATCCCCTGGTTTTGCAGCAAATTACCGAGGTGCGTGATGACATCAATGAGTATGCCAAAAAACTCAGCCGAGTCTATACCCTCAGGGCAAACTTGCAGCGGCTTAACAGGGAAAAACAGAATGCCTTTGCCCAAGGGCAGAATGTCATCAGCAAGGTTGACCGGATCGTTGTCACCTCATCGGAAAAAGTAGCTTCCAGGGTTCTGCAGGCACGGAATAAAATTGAGGAGACCAAAAATCTGGTTACTGCCCTGCTGGTGATTGGTCCCCTGGCCATCGTCATGTTGGCGTTGATTTTTGTCCGTTTTGTCATCGATAGCGTTGGGACGCTTACGAGAGCTACCCGGAAACTGAAAGAGGGGAACCTGCATTATCGGATTGACAAAAGACTGCAGGATGAATTTCAGGAGCTGGCAGTAGCCTTTAACGATATGGCCACTTCCATCGAAGCCCAGTATCGGAACATGCAGCATACCGAACGCCTGGCGGCGGTGGGTGAGTTTGCCGCCGGTCTGGCCCACGAGGTGAAGAATCCCCTGGCTGGCATCAAAGTGTCCATTGAGGTTCTTGCTAATGATCTGCCGCTGGAACCGGATGACAAGGATATCTTTGCCAGGATTATCAACGAAGTGAACCGGATCGAAACGTTGCTTAAGAGTCTCCTGAACTATGCCCGCCCGCCGAAACCAAAGGCAACGGTTCTCAATCTCAATCAGCTGCTGGAAAAAACCATTGCTACTTCCCAATACACTCTCAAGAGCACTACCAGCGGTCCAGGGGCTGGTAAATATATTAAATTTATTACCGAATTTGGTCGCGATATTCCAGATATTACTGCTGACCCCGGGCAGTTGCAGCAGATTTTTCTGAACTTGCTGTTGAATGCCATCGATGCTATCCGTGACCAGGGAACAATTAGCATCAGTACTGTGTCCAAGGATGACGGGTATGTCCAGGTCATTATTGCCGATACCGGCCGGGGTATTGAGCCGGACGTCAGGAACAATATTTTCAACCCTTTTTTTACCACGAAACCTAAAGGCACCGGTTTGGGGCTGGCAATCTGCAAGCGCCTGATCGAACAGCAAGGCGGCAGTATCAAGGTTGACAGCGTGGTGGGGGAGGGGGCGGTTTTTACGCTGCTGCTGCCGTATGAGTTGATAAAAGAAGGTGAAAAATGA
- a CDS encoding fused MFS/spermidine synthase, protein MRTVGGLKNRAAGKELAGKTGSPHGKNKKTAQKLLPCFQLRIKQQTTSLEVCKMQQVILLSLVYVMFFLSGAAALMYQVVWVRSLSLIFGGTHLAVTAVLSIFMAGLALGGYVIGKYVDRSIRPLRLYGILEIGIALFAVVFAGLMKIYPSLYISLARGKDDAIIVLTLIRFLFAFIALIIPTTLMGGTLPVLSRFLSRQPEKIRGHLSLLYGINTLGAVLGAAAAGFFLLRLFSVSFTLQAAVIMNLLIGITSILLQRWGGRILAPAEKMTEMIRSAKRREPSEERVKAAAGTGAPLPLKLVLWGIGISGFCALGYEVLWTRVLALVAGASVYSFTTMLVAFLTGIALGSKAFGVLPHILGSRKQTQARSVAWFGIVQIIIGVSALLVSIFIRDLPFHTVRLREFVMQYQSDIFTARLLVNFMVAYLYMLVPSFFMGVAFPLAGNIHAHYRQKIGLAVGEILAYNTIGAILGAAASGFLLIYLFGMERALQILVTINIGYGIVVLASLRPSRVLPLAALAGTSAMLLFLMFNTTGLRLWNSSYFAIYRNNDPVAFRSPAKFKEALDNTDILYYQEGIEAVISSVKIKGEGGIQALLVNSKVVADTDSSGIQCQYTLGHLPMLLHNKPEKVLVVGLGTGMTLGATSIHPSVREITLAEIEPKVMGGARTFAAYNHQVLDNPKLTVVFNDGRNFLMTTGKKFDVITADPIHPWAQGASYLYTVEYFTMAAKRLQPGGIMCQWLPAYELSTADLQAVVKTFSQSFKYTMLWLTHHDAELIGSNEPIIIDEAELDRRIAAAPAVAADLQQVQMGSAADFMSYFVLGSKGLDDFARGGMINTDDNLYLEFSSPISIARTVMSDNLNAIHSHLESIYPYLRQPEEPEQRHALQEKWQRYYKAARVAIKGQALMTGQLFNTNEFRFLLDVLETRYPFFARGKFLHSEYREEMARMPHLIDKASFAFIDRHGQRKTVEIAAVIAPISKTRANILLLNNAERIIYGQQLITGKNLEEQAQAIAHERLTDLQNLYRQKAEQTADRQAALPRFDTTMEQLKATIAISMPAT, encoded by the coding sequence ATGAGGACAGTTGGCGGACTGAAAAACCGGGCGGCGGGCAAGGAGTTGGCGGGAAAAACCGGTTCACCGCATGGCAAAAACAAAAAAACGGCTCAAAAATTGCTACCATGTTTTCAATTAAGGATAAAACAGCAAACCACCAGCCTCGAGGTATGTAAAATGCAGCAGGTCATTCTTCTTTCACTGGTCTATGTGATGTTTTTCCTCTCCGGAGCAGCCGCCCTGATGTATCAGGTGGTCTGGGTCCGCTCTCTCAGCCTGATCTTCGGCGGCACCCATCTGGCGGTCACCGCAGTCCTCTCCATTTTCATGGCCGGACTGGCCCTGGGAGGCTATGTCATCGGCAAATATGTGGATCGCAGCATCAGGCCCCTGAGGCTCTATGGCATCCTGGAAATTGGCATCGCCCTTTTCGCCGTCGTCTTTGCCGGCTTAATGAAAATCTACCCGTCTCTCTACATCAGCCTGGCCCGGGGAAAGGATGATGCAATTATTGTTCTTACCCTGATCCGCTTCCTGTTTGCCTTCATCGCCCTGATCATTCCCACCACCCTGATGGGGGGGACCCTGCCGGTGCTGTCGCGCTTTCTTTCCCGACAACCGGAAAAGATCAGGGGACACCTGTCGCTGCTCTACGGCATCAACACCCTTGGGGCGGTGTTGGGTGCGGCAGCAGCGGGTTTTTTTCTGCTGCGCCTCTTTTCCGTCAGCTTTACTTTGCAGGCCGCGGTAATCATGAATCTGCTGATCGGCATCACCAGCATTCTCCTGCAGCGGTGGGGCGGCAGAATCCTGGCACCTGCTGAAAAGATGACGGAAATGATCCGATCGGCCAAACGCAGGGAGCCATCAGAGGAACGAGTGAAAGCAGCTGCCGGAACCGGAGCACCGCTGCCTTTGAAGCTGGTCCTCTGGGGAATCGGCATCAGCGGCTTCTGCGCCCTCGGCTATGAAGTGCTGTGGACCAGGGTCCTGGCCCTGGTTGCCGGTGCCAGCGTCTACAGCTTCACCACCATGCTGGTGGCCTTTCTCACCGGCATCGCCCTGGGAAGCAAGGCATTCGGAGTCCTGCCCCACATTCTTGGCTCAAGGAAACAAACCCAGGCCAGATCGGTTGCCTGGTTCGGCATTGTCCAGATAATCATTGGTGTTTCTGCCCTGCTGGTCAGCATCTTCATCCGCGACCTGCCGTTTCACACGGTACGCCTGCGGGAATTTGTCATGCAGTACCAATCCGATATTTTTACCGCCCGCCTGCTGGTCAACTTTATGGTTGCCTACCTCTACATGCTGGTTCCCTCTTTTTTTATGGGCGTGGCATTCCCCCTGGCCGGCAACATTCATGCTCACTACCGGCAAAAAATCGGCCTCGCGGTGGGCGAGATCCTTGCGTATAACACCATCGGCGCAATTCTTGGCGCGGCGGCCAGCGGTTTTCTTCTGATCTACCTTTTCGGCATGGAGCGGGCTCTGCAGATTCTGGTCACCATCAACATCGGCTATGGCATCGTTGTGCTTGCCAGCCTGCGGCCATCGCGGGTGCTGCCGCTTGCCGCATTGGCGGGAACCTCTGCCATGCTGCTTTTTCTGATGTTCAACACGACCGGACTGCGGTTGTGGAACAGCAGCTATTTCGCCATCTATCGCAACAACGATCCGGTCGCTTTCCGTTCACCGGCAAAGTTTAAAGAAGCCCTCGACAACACCGATATTCTCTATTACCAGGAAGGTATCGAGGCAGTCATCAGTTCCGTCAAGATAAAGGGTGAAGGCGGCATCCAGGCTCTGCTGGTCAACAGCAAGGTGGTTGCCGACACTGATTCTTCAGGCATTCAGTGCCAGTACACCCTTGGTCACCTGCCCATGCTGCTCCACAACAAGCCGGAAAAAGTCCTGGTGGTCGGCTTGGGAACCGGCATGACCCTGGGAGCCACCTCGATCCATCCCAGTGTCAGGGAGATTACCCTGGCTGAGATTGAACCGAAAGTCATGGGCGGCGCCCGAACCTTTGCGGCTTACAACCACCAGGTGCTTGACAACCCGAAGCTGACGGTGGTGTTCAACGACGGCCGCAACTTCCTGATGACCACCGGCAAGAAGTTTGATGTCATCACCGCCGATCCCATCCATCCCTGGGCCCAGGGGGCCAGCTATCTCTACACCGTTGAATATTTTACCATGGCGGCCAAACGCCTGCAGCCGGGAGGCATCATGTGCCAATGGCTGCCTGCCTACGAGCTGTCCACCGCCGATCTGCAGGCAGTGGTCAAAACGTTCAGCCAGTCTTTCAAATACACCATGCTCTGGCTTACCCACCACGATGCCGAACTTATCGGCAGCAATGAACCGATCATCATTGACGAAGCGGAACTTGATCGCCGCATTGCCGCCGCGCCGGCGGTTGCCGCCGACCTTCAGCAGGTGCAGATGGGGTCGGCAGCCGACTTCATGAGCTACTTTGTCCTGGGTTCCAAGGGCCTGGACGACTTCGCCCGGGGCGGCATGATTAATACCGATGACAATCTCTACCTGGAATTTTCCTCGCCCATTTCCATCGCCCGGACGGTGATGAGCGACAATCTCAACGCTATTCATAGTCACCTGGAAAGCATCTATCCCTACCTCCGCCAGCCGGAGGAGCCTGAACAGCGCCACGCCCTGCAGGAAAAATGGCAACGCTATTACAAAGCAGCCCGGGTGGCCATCAAAGGTCAGGCACTGATGACCGGCCAGCTGTTCAATACCAATGAATTCCGTTTTCTGCTGGATGTGCTGGAAACCAGATACCCCTTCTTTGCCCGGGGGAAATTTCTCCACAGCGAATACCGGGAGGAAATGGCCAGGATGCCGCACCTGATTGACAAGGCATCATTCGCCTTTATCGACCGGCACGGCCAGCGGAAAACCGTAGAAATCGCCGCCGTCATCGCACCAATCAGCAAAACCCGGGCAAACATCCTGTTGCTCAACAATGCTGAGCGCATAATCTATGGCCAGCAGCTGATTACCGGCAAAAACCTTGAGGAACAGGCGCAAGCCATTGCCCATGAAAGGCTGACGGATCTGCAGAACCTCTACCGGCAAAAGGCTGAACAGACAGCAGATCGTCAAGCTGCGCTGCCCCGGTTCGATACCACGATGGAGCAGTTGAAAGCGACAATAGCCATAAGCATGCCGGCGACCTGA
- a CDS encoding peptidyl-prolyl cis-trans isomerase: MKSVKNAVLAWGSVLVIMLSVAPAFSQAPRGEMAGAAVVEGGQHISLERLLALRIPLFSPHFAETPVALVNDEPIKMWELARALVSRDSDAGAGEGEAILQDLLGRLINIRLIVQEARNIGLDEAESMQALFADFTKKSLLQELIDNQMKDLAPDPDEVEDLYRQMSREVQIHTLIFKRAEDAAELLEESAKGVAFEQLASTYIADGKATDEHNDAFMKISDLLPQVGEAAYTMKPGEVSKLFRAPKGFVLFQLRDVRFVADPQVQEKARQIVYERLKKKRAREYSDELIEKHAVIDEELFEQLDFEQDVSDSVKEGEKKPADFGKLLQDQRVLATIRGGEPGTITVADLARELKGQFFHGVDKAVKSGNINSRKIIIFSNMLFKITGDLEARLLKLDQEPRFRYTLHEFEQSTLFGAFVDKVVAPEVKLVEAEVRQVYDDHLDEYSSPVMLRIKSLVFAKKKDADHAFDRLHKGADFRWVSGNAVGLVDKSSPGVLDFESQLLTLSTLPEGLRQLVKEPRQGDSFIYAAPGGDLHYVLFLEQVFPPQVQPFDKVKAPIARKLYNEKIKLAVDEWLAKLKDAYETRIFITAVDE; this comes from the coding sequence ATGAAATCAGTGAAAAACGCAGTGCTGGCATGGGGTAGTGTCCTGGTGATCATGTTGTCGGTGGCTCCGGCATTCAGCCAAGCTCCCCGGGGGGAGATGGCCGGCGCCGCGGTGGTGGAAGGCGGCCAGCATATTTCGCTTGAAAGGCTGCTGGCGCTTCGTATACCTCTTTTTTCCCCTCATTTTGCCGAGACCCCGGTTGCCCTGGTCAACGATGAACCGATCAAGATGTGGGAACTGGCGCGGGCACTTGTCTCCCGTGACAGCGATGCCGGAGCCGGGGAGGGTGAGGCAATCCTTCAGGATCTTCTTGGACGGCTGATCAATATCCGGCTTATTGTCCAGGAGGCGAGAAATATCGGTTTGGACGAAGCGGAGAGCATGCAGGCTCTGTTTGCCGATTTTACCAAAAAAAGTCTGCTGCAGGAGCTGATTGACAACCAGATGAAGGACCTTGCTCCCGATCCTGACGAGGTGGAAGACCTTTACCGGCAGATGTCCCGCGAGGTGCAGATTCATACCCTGATTTTCAAACGAGCCGAAGACGCTGCTGAATTGCTCGAGGAGAGTGCCAAAGGAGTTGCTTTTGAACAGCTTGCGAGCACATATATTGCTGACGGCAAGGCAACCGACGAGCATAATGACGCGTTCATGAAGATCAGTGACCTGCTGCCCCAGGTAGGGGAGGCCGCCTACACGATGAAACCCGGTGAGGTCAGCAAACTGTTTCGTGCCCCGAAGGGCTTTGTCCTTTTTCAGCTTCGTGATGTTCGTTTTGTGGCCGACCCACAGGTGCAGGAGAAAGCCAGACAAATTGTCTATGAGCGCCTCAAGAAGAAGCGGGCCAGAGAATACAGTGATGAACTGATCGAAAAGCATGCAGTCATCGATGAAGAACTTTTTGAACAGCTCGATTTTGAGCAGGATGTTTCGGATTCCGTCAAAGAAGGAGAGAAAAAACCGGCTGATTTTGGCAAATTGCTGCAGGATCAGCGTGTCCTGGCCACCATCCGTGGCGGGGAACCGGGCACCATTACCGTGGCGGACCTGGCCAGGGAGTTGAAAGGGCAGTTTTTTCATGGTGTTGACAAAGCCGTCAAGTCGGGAAATATCAACAGTAGAAAAATTATTATTTTTTCCAACATGCTTTTCAAAATAACCGGCGACCTGGAAGCCAGGCTGCTGAAACTTGATCAGGAGCCCCGCTTTCGTTACACTTTACATGAATTTGAGCAGTCAACCCTTTTCGGTGCTTTTGTAGACAAGGTGGTGGCGCCGGAGGTGAAGCTTGTCGAGGCTGAGGTAAGGCAGGTCTATGACGATCATCTGGATGAATACTCTTCCCCGGTGATGCTGCGGATCAAAAGCCTTGTTTTTGCCAAAAAGAAGGATGCCGACCATGCGTTTGATCGTCTTCACAAGGGGGCGGATTTCAGGTGGGTTTCGGGCAATGCCGTCGGCCTGGTTGACAAAAGCTCGCCGGGGGTCCTTGATTTTGAAAGCCAGCTGTTAACGTTGTCCACTCTGCCAGAAGGCCTGCGACAGCTGGTTAAGGAGCCCCGCCAGGGGGATTCTTTCATCTATGCCGCTCCCGGCGGCGACCTCCACTATGTGCTGTTTCTGGAGCAGGTATTTCCTCCCCAGGTGCAGCCTTTTGACAAGGTGAAAGCTCCCATCGCCAGGAAGCTTTATAATGAAAAAATCAAGCTGGCGGTTGATGAGTGGCTTGCCAAGCTGAAAGATGCGTATGAAACCCGGATTTTCATAACTGCCGTTGATGAGTAA
- a CDS encoding DUF799 family lipoprotein, with translation MRTMTLPVVLFSLLLLVGCAAVHEGVYVNQMVDFAALQKVAVMPLQNFSERDEGAERVRDTFMSMLLATEAVYVLPAGEVARGISRAGIRSPATPAAEEIKSLKSILGVDAVVTGSLREYGAVRSGSSSANIVSLSIQLIEAETGAVIWSGSSTKGGITVTDRLFGGGGRPMNDVTVEVVNDLLDKLFQ, from the coding sequence ATGCGGACCATGACGCTGCCGGTGGTGCTTTTTTCCCTTCTCCTGTTGGTTGGCTGTGCCGCTGTCCATGAAGGGGTGTATGTCAACCAGATGGTCGATTTCGCTGCCCTGCAGAAGGTGGCGGTCATGCCGCTGCAGAATTTTTCCGAACGGGATGAAGGTGCCGAGCGGGTGAGGGACACCTTCATGAGCATGCTCCTGGCCACGGAGGCGGTCTATGTCCTGCCGGCCGGCGAAGTGGCCCGCGGCATCAGCCGGGCCGGCATCCGATCGCCGGCGACTCCTGCGGCTGAGGAGATTAAAAGCCTGAAGTCCATTCTCGGGGTGGATGCGGTGGTTACCGGCAGCCTGCGGGAATATGGGGCGGTACGCTCCGGCTCAAGCTCGGCCAATATCGTTTCGTTAAGTATCCAGCTGATTGAAGCCGAGACCGGGGCGGTCATCTGGTCCGGCTCGTCAACCAAAGGGGGGATAACGGTGACTGACCGTCTGTTCGGCGGCGGCGGCCGACCCATGAACGATGTGACCGTTGAGGTCGTCAATGACTTGCTTGACAAACTTTTTCAATAA